Genomic segment of Salvia hispanica cultivar TCC Black 2014 chromosome 2, UniMelb_Shisp_WGS_1.0, whole genome shotgun sequence:
TATAGGAGAAGTTTTTTTGCCAAACATAGAGATGAACTAAATTTATgggacaaatcaaaataaaaaaaaagagactaTTATTGGGAGATGAAAGTGGGATGTTTAAATTAACTGTTTAAATCATCTTAGTAGATGGGACATTTTTCTCTAATCAAACAGATTGAGAATTCGAGTCAACATGACCACAAGATGAATGGGAAACAATTTACTTCCTACCTatgtccataaaaatatttttaacagTGGATAAgacaaattttaaatgcaaaattaataaaggaTGAGAaggataaatataaaaagtgttTGAAGTAATAATAACAGGGAAAATGAAATCCGCCTTATTAGAGAGATAATACcatatttaaaatgagaaTACTTTTGGTGGatggataaaaaataaaaaaatttcttagaCGTGgtaatattctttaaaaataataaaaaaacgtATGTTGATTTATCTTGAAAAAGAAACCttaaagaaaaaacaacaaaCTTAAAACTCTTTGAGCCACTTAAAACTGAAATCCCGTTTAACTTCCCCATAATGGGCCGAAGCCCAAACTGAAACCCCAAAGCTTCGAAAGCGGGCCGATATTTACAGAGGGAATAGCTATAAAAAGTGGAATAGccctaattttcaaaaaccctcGCTTCCTGCATAGCTATCCTCGCATCAGAGAGTAGTATTGAGCGCAGCAGCTCGAGATTTTCAGATCTCTCCGACGATGGCTACCGCGAAAAATGTTAAGGACGTCTCTCCACACGAGTTCGTCAAAGCTTATGCAGCTCACCTCAAGCGCTCCGGCaaggttaattttttttctacgTTTTTTTTTGACGATTTAAGATGTAATATCCCaaattttcttgtttgatgcttcaattttatgtattttttcttGTCGTTAATCTGTTGTGTGGTTTGGGTCGTGATTTGTATGCTTGAAGgaatgattgaatattattcGTTTTAATTCAATTCAGTGTGGAGGCTTTATGTTAGTATTTAGCTGCTAGGTTTTAAAAATCCTCTTTTCCTGGATATAAATTGTGATGAGAGACACAGTGAGTCAGTATAGACAGTGGTGTAGAGTAAAATatattgtgttttatttaagagatgcatatttatttctcgaaaagcaaaattgataattttcgtaGTGTTGTTTACAGTTTACAAATTTGATTCAAGAACACTTATGCAGCATATTTGATCATTTGTTTTTACTATAGATGGAGCTTCCTGAGTGGACTGATATCGTGAAAACTGGTGTGTTGAAAGAACTTGCCCCTTACGATCCTGACTGGTATTACATTAGGGCTGGTAATTTCCTCATCTACATCAAACTTTATATTTGGTGTGTTTTTGTAACGATTTGATAATTAAGTACCATGTTATCAATAGGTTCATCATCTTGTTGTAATTATCTAGGTGTTCTGTTTCACAATGCTGTCTTAATAATAAGCGGTTTGATTTTGCAGCTTCCATGGCTAGAAAGGTATACTTGAGGGGAGGTCTTGGAGTTGGTGCCTTCCGTAGGATCTATGGCGGAAGCAAGAGGAATGGAAGTCGTCCACGCCATTTCGGCAAAAGCAGCGGTGCAGTTGCACGTCACATTCTGCAGCAGCTGCAGAACATGAACATTGTCGAGCTTGATACAAGGGGGTAAGTGCCTGTCTAGTTTTGTTCGATTTCACTTATTTGCAACCTCACTTGTAGTATACTTGTGGTGCTTGGCTACCTAGAGTCCAGTCATCCCTTGTCACTCCTAATCTTTTATATGTATTGTAACAATGCAAGTAcagaaatatgaaataatcTTTTCTGATGTGCATTATTTGTTTAACAGAGGGAGAAAGATCACATCCAGCGGCCAAAGAGATCTCGATCAAGTTGCTGGAAGAATTGTTGTTGTAGCTCCATAGATTAATCTTTTAGCCTATTGAAAACTTCCTCATTGCGAAAATGGTTGAacaaatttttgtttgaaatgttTCGTGTTTCTTTACGATTCTTGAATTTTCAGATGTGTACTTGGATCATTTCAGTTTTATCCTAATATATTATCTAGTTAGCCTCCACAACTACTCGATTCCGATTTTTATGGAGTGgctaaaattgataaaaatgaatattggTTGTGTTTGGGGATGTAGTCTTTTAATgctcgttttttttttattatatttatctgAGAGATAAGGTCTTGTTTTCTTCATGTTTTAAATGTAGTAACTTTCTATGCAACGAACATGATTTAGAACAAAGTAAAGTACTTTGTTTTTAATCTTACTTTATGATTAGTATTGTGTGACTTGTGTCTGTCTATCCTCATCAAATGAAAGATATACTTACATAGTGAACGAGAGAAGTATCAAATGATAAAATTCTTGTATATAGATAtgatagaaagagaaaaacatGTGGGTGAAGATGATTTGAAAAGAATTGGAGGAAAGATGAAATCAATAACTTTGACACACCATTGTGCCAAgcaaaacattatcttttagCTCCCAAAACTGCCTCTCACAAATTATTGCAACATATACAAACGGATCGAATGAATGACCATGAAGGATGAATTACTATTTGCTTGTGTTTACTGGTAATGTGCTACGAAAGTCATCTAAAGACATGTTACATTTGGTCTTCTTCTACGAAAGTCATCTAAAGACATGTTACATTTGGTCTTCTTCTGGGTAAGTTGAACTTGGGCTCTTTGGGTATAGTGGGGTTCTTCTCAGACCTTTGCTTGTGTTCACTGGGCGCATTGGGGTTTGATAACAAGCATGTTAGAAATAACACTATACAGAACAAGTTACATAATAGAGCAAAGTGAAACAAATCAAGTGGACTGGATACTCAAGTTTCCCTATTCTCTAATAGAGCAAAGTTTCCCCCTAACCGAATCTATACTCCTTTCTACTGTACCATAAAAGTAGGGACTTAGTAGGGACTTAAAGGAACGTCAAAAGTTTTAATgcgaaattggtaaagtacgAGAAATACTACCAAGAAAATGTTATTGGAGTATTATTGGATTATGAGACTCACCTTATAAGGACAAAcaaaagatggaaaaaagagagagactATTATTTGGAGACGAGTGGAGTATATTTATCGACGGTTTAAATACATCTTAGTAGATgagccatttttttttaatcaatagaTCAAGAGTTCGAGTCATTATGACCACAATATGAATGAGAAACTATTACACTTCCTACCTATGTCCatgaacaatatttttaacattggacaacacaaattttaaatgcaaaattggtaaaaggATAGAGAgtgatatatataaaaaaatgtttgaagtattgataataaagaaaatgaaatc
This window contains:
- the LOC125205139 gene encoding 40S ribosomal protein S19-3, translating into MATAKNVKDVSPHEFVKAYAAHLKRSGKMELPEWTDIVKTGVLKELAPYDPDWYYIRAASMARKVYLRGGLGVGAFRRIYGGSKRNGSRPRHFGKSSGAVARHILQQLQNMNIVELDTRGGRKITSSGQRDLDQVAGRIVVVAP